In Paenibacillus guangzhouensis, a single window of DNA contains:
- a CDS encoding NupC/NupG family nucleoside CNT transporter → MKYVIALIGLVVVLLLAWLASSDKKKIKVRPILIMVVLQIVFGLLLLKTSVGEYLVRGFANGFAKLLGYANQGTDFVFGGLVNEGIHSFFFHVLMPIVFMSVIIGILQHYKILPFIIKYIGLALSKVNGLGKLESYNAVASAILGQNEVFISFKKQIGLLPKNRLYTLCASAMSTVSMSIVGSYMTMLKPEYVVAALVLNLFGGFIIASIINPYTVKPEEDLLEVQQEEKQTFFEMLGEYILDGFKVVVIVGVMLVGFIALIALINGIFSGIFGISFQGILGYVLAPVAFLMGVPWGEAVQAGSIMATKIVANEFVAMLDFVKIQGEFSERTNAIVSVFLISFANFGSIGTIVGAVKGLHEKQGNVVAGFGLKLLYGAALVSFLSAIIVSIVF, encoded by the coding sequence ATGAAATATGTAATTGCGCTCATCGGTCTTGTTGTCGTCCTGCTCCTGGCTTGGCTTGCGAGCAGTGACAAGAAGAAAATTAAGGTTCGTCCCATCCTGATCATGGTCGTGCTGCAGATCGTATTTGGCCTGCTGCTGCTTAAGACAAGTGTTGGTGAATATCTCGTGCGAGGGTTCGCGAACGGGTTCGCCAAATTGTTAGGCTATGCGAATCAAGGAACGGATTTTGTCTTCGGCGGACTCGTGAATGAAGGGATACATTCGTTCTTCTTCCACGTCTTAATGCCGATTGTCTTCATGTCGGTGATTATCGGGATACTGCAGCATTACAAAATCCTGCCTTTCATTATCAAATATATCGGACTTGCGCTGAGTAAAGTGAACGGACTCGGGAAGCTTGAATCCTATAATGCGGTTGCTTCCGCAATTCTGGGACAAAATGAGGTCTTCATCTCATTCAAGAAACAGATTGGGCTGCTGCCAAAAAATCGTTTGTACACCTTGTGTGCATCGGCGATGTCCACTGTCTCGATGTCCATTGTAGGTTCCTATATGACGATGCTGAAGCCGGAATACGTTGTCGCGGCGCTTGTCCTTAACCTGTTCGGCGGATTCATTATCGCATCGATCATTAACCCTTATACGGTCAAGCCGGAAGAGGATCTTCTGGAAGTGCAGCAGGAAGAGAAGCAGACGTTCTTCGAAATGCTCGGGGAGTACATCCTCGATGGGTTCAAAGTTGTTGTCATCGTCGGCGTCATGCTCGTCGGATTCATTGCACTCATTGCGTTGATCAATGGTATATTCAGCGGCATCTTTGGCATCTCGTTCCAAGGCATTCTTGGTTATGTGCTGGCTCCGGTTGCGTTCCTCATGGGTGTGCCTTGGGGAGAAGCGGTGCAAGCGGGCAGCATTATGGCGACGAAGATCGTTGCGAACGAATTCGTGGCGATGCTTGATTTCGTCAAAATCCAGGGTGAGTTCAGTGAACGTACGAATGCGATTGTCTCTGTCTTCCTGATCTCCTTCGCAAACTTTGGTTCCATTGGTACCATTGTTGGCGCCGTCAAAGGATTGCATGAGAAGCAGGGCAACGTGGTCGCAGGCTTTGGATTGAAGTTGTTATATGGCGCAGCGCTTGTCAGCTTCTTGTCGGCCATTATCGTAAGCATCGTGTTCTAA